In Drosophila subpulchrella strain 33 F10 #4 breed RU33 chromosome 3R, RU_Dsub_v1.1 Primary Assembly, whole genome shotgun sequence, the following are encoded in one genomic region:
- the LOC119562867 gene encoding NFX1-type zinc finger-containing protein 1 — protein MSSSDEDWFNQDEDELVQGLEKKVKSLELKPNEEHIDCIPEVGDYLKQLNLEASLGSAVNDGKANGRFSLTDLTKALKMPPIDMFLYFLSEDRDLFVNQLLANDSVKRVGLFVDVLKTLCELEMGGFDEEFLSAFSRQSVLLDKIKNLLLAKASLGKCDADSVMVLTHIKWLLLRAHKNGVLSAQGYELVEMYRKLAYSFESDLAEGLEAFTGHLSHNVKGHIYPTLDKLVGKEAAREEELPVSDKVVQYLNTQRQLLRDDFSTPLLEFVQQLRTGTDPSEQEQQGLLWTNAYLTLNPQFAEAQRHSLVFLKVKSADGSNKSGLDNIKSGALLCLTTSLAFDDLILASVCYTEPEKLKEGCLSVQIVKQYNIGNIYDRPMTMFQTPVFFEPYLRVHNYLSTCSTEEFPMRRYIVDGVLDVAPPAYIKPGVKLSLKGKPFTLDKLPEDVPFNESQGKAFKESLSREFSIIQGPPGTGKTHLSVELVNSLIQNAKVLGTGPIIVLTYTNDSLDKFLVKVSHYTQEILRFGSQSRNPQISKFNARTMINPDLVPPRLKRIWWLVNCEYKEKFQYLQSLYSNNDGSEESYQKTLVAQDQLHQVAERIDTLRMVFQFFLARDKDVLAMTTTCAARLNFLFRLLQSKCVVFEEAAEIQEAHILACLTPHTEHVILVGDHKQLQPFTGSTKVPQISLFERLIVAGMPFSMLNLQYRMRSCISELLVPSIYDELLCSDSVKEYEDVRLMDRNLYLVQHNEPEQRTPDMSFENPYEAGVLAKLTEFLIEKAKYKQSDIVILSPYNAQIECIRKALPRKYRSTVQVASVDSFQGLEANIVLLSLVRSNSSGQVGFLCLPNRVCVALSRARWALYITGDLEMLQKSCPNLWSPIAKHLEENSAIGDTFPTTI, from the exons ATGTCCAGTTCAGATGAAGATTGGTTCAACCAGGATGAGGATGAGCTGGTGCAGGGTCTGGAGAAGAAGGTAAAGTCCCTGGAGCTGAAGCCGAATGAGGAGCACATAGATTGCATTCCCGAGG TGGGAGATTACTTGAAGCAACTGAACTTGGAGGCCTCTTTAGGGAGTGCGGTAAATGATGGCAAGGCCAATGGTCGATTCTCCCTGACCGACTTAACAAAGGCCCTGAAAATGCCGCCCATCGACATGTTCCTGTACTTCCTGTCCGAGGACCGGGATCTCTTCGTGAACCAACTGCTGGCCAATGACAGTGTGAAGCGAGTTGGCCTGTTTGTGGATGTCCTGAAGACTCTCTGTGAACTGGAGATGGGCGGCTTCGATGAAGAGTTCCTGTCCGCTTTCAGCAGGCAGTCTGTGCTGCTGGACAAGATCAAGAACCTTCTGTTGGCCAAGGCATCTCTGGGTAAGTGCGACGCGGATTCGGTCATGGTCTTAACCCACATAAAGTGGTTGCTCCTACGAGCCCATAAGAATGGAGTGCTTAGTGCCCAGGGCTACGAATTGGTGGAAATGTACAGGAAATTGGCGTATTCCTTTGAAAGCGACTTGGCTGAAGGTCTGGAAGCGTTCACCGGCCACCTTTCGCATAATGTCAAGGGACATATTTATCCAACGCTTGACAAGTTAGTGGGCAAGGAAGCGGCTAGGGAAGAGGAACTTCCAGTGTCCGACAAAGTGGTCCAATACTTAAATACGCAACGGCAGTTGCTAAGAGATGATTTTTCCACTCCTTTACTCGAGTTTGTGCAGCAGCTTCGCACCGGAACGGATCCCAGTGAACAGGAGCAACAGGGTCTTCTGTGGACCAATGCCTATCTGACTTTAAATCCTCAGTTTGCCGAGGCTCAGCGTCACAGCCTAGTTTTCCTAAAAGTAAAGTCTGCTGATGGTTCCAATAAGAGTGGACTGGATAACATAAAATCAGGAGCACTGCTTTGTCTAACAACTAGTCTCGCCTTTGATGATCTTATCCTAGCCTCCGTGTGCTACACAGAGCCAGAAAAACTAAAGGAGGGCTGT CTAAGTGTGCAGATTGTCAAGCAGTACAACATTGGCAACATCTACGACCGTCCAATGACCATGTTCCAGACGCCCGTGTTCTTTGAACCCTATCTTAGGGTCCATAACTACCTGAGCACCTGCAGCACCGAAGAGTTTCCTATGCGTCGCTACATTGTAGATGGAGTG TTGGATGTAGCACCGCCAGCCTACATTAAACCAGGAGTTAAGCTAAGTCTTAAGGGCAAGCCCTTCACTCTGGACAAACTGCCTGAAGATGTGCCTTTTAATGAGAGTCAGGGAAAAGCCTTCAAGGAATCCCTTAGCAGGGAGTTCAGCATCATTCAAGGACCGCCAGGCACGGGCAAAACGCACCTCTCGGTGGAGTTGGTCAACAGTTTGATACAGAATGCCAAAGTCCTGGGCACGGGTCCCATAATTGTGCTGACCTATACGAACGACTCGCTGGACAAGTTTCTGGTGAAAGTCTCGCACTACACCCAGGAAATACTACGCTTCGGCTCTCAATCGCGAAATCCGCAAATATCCAAGTTTAATGCACGTACCATGATCAATCCAGATCTGGTGCCACCTCGCTTGAAACGAATTTGGTGGCTGGTCAACTGCGAGTACAAGGAAAAGTTCCAATACCTGCAAAGCCTGTACTCGAACAATGATGGCAGCGAGGAAAGCTACCAAAAAACTCTGGTGGCTCAGGACCAGCTGCATCAGGTGGCCGAGCGAATCGACACACTGCGCATGGTTTTCCAGTTCTTTCTGGCAAGGGATAAGGATGTGCTGGCCATGACGACCACGTGCGCGGCTCGCCTCAACTTCCTGTTCCGGCTACTGCAATCCAAGTGCGTAGTTTTTGAGGAGGCAGCCGAGATTCAGGAGGCACACATCCTGGCCTGCCTAACGCCGCATACAGAGCACGTTATTCTTGTCGGCGACCACAAGCAGCTCCAACCCTTCACCGGCAGCACTAAGGTGCCACAGATCTCGCTCTTCGAACGCCTCATCGTGGCCGGCATGCCGTTCTCCATGCTTAATCTGCAGTACCGCATGCGTTCATGCATCTCGGAGCTCCTTGTGCCCAGCATTTACGACGAACTGCTCTGCTCGGATTCAGTGAAGGAATACGAAGACGTCCGCCTAATGGACAGAAACTTGTACCTTGTGCAGCACAACGAGCCGGAGCAGCGCACCCCTGACATGTCCTTCGAGAATCCCTACGAAGCTGGCGTGCTGGCTAAACTAACTGAGTTTCTTATCGAGAAGGCCAAGTATAAGCAAAGTGATATTGTGATACTTTCGCCTTACAATGCACAAATCGAGTGCATTAGGAAAGCG CTTCCTCGAAAGTACCGGTCGACTGTCCAGGTGGCAAGTGTGGATAGTTTCCAAGGCCTGGAAGCCAATATTGTGCTGCTCTCGCTGGTTCGCAGCAACTCGTCTGGCCAAGTTGGCTTTCTGTGTCTGCCCAATC